GCTGCTCGCGGCGGACACCGACGGCGCGCTGGTGAACCTGATGAACACCACGCCCGACGGTGACTACCAGACCTACAAGGCGGAGTCCGGGGCGTACGTCCGGGAGCACTTCTTCGGCCGCGACCCGCGGACCCGCAAGATGGTCGAGCACCTGTCGGACGACGAGATCTGGAACCTCAAGCGGGGCGGGCACGACTACCGGAAGCTCTACGCGGCCTACAAGGCGGCGATGGAGCACACCGGTCAGCCGACGGTGATCCTGGCCAAGACGATCAAGGGCTGGACGCTCGGCTCGCACTTCGAGGCCCGGAACGCCACGCACCAGATGAAGAAGCTGACGCTGGAGGACCTGAAGCTCTTCCGCGACCGGCTCTACCTCGACATCCCGGACAAGCAGCTGGAGGAGAACCCCTACCTCCCGCCGTACTACAACCCGGGCGAGAAGTCCGACGAGATGCAGTATCTCCGGGAGCGGCGGCAGCAGCTCGGCGGCTACCTGCCGTCGCGCAACACCGCCCGCAAGACGCTCGCGATCCCCGGCAAGGAGCGGTTCGCCGACGTCAAGCGCGGCTCGGGCAAGCAGAAGGTCGCCACCACGATGGCCTTCGTCCGCCTGCTCAAGGACGTGATGAAGGACAAGGAGTTCGGCAAGCGCTGGGTGCCGATCATCCCGGACGAGGCCCGCACCTTCGGCATGGACTCGCTCTTCCCGACGGCGAAGATCTACTCGCCGCACGGGCAGAAGGCCACCTCGGTGGACCGGGAGCTGTTCCTGTCGTACAAGGAGGCCACGACCGGGCAGATCCTGCACGAGGGGATCAACGAGGCCGGTTCGGTGGCGTCGTTCACCGCCGCGGGCACCGCGTACGCCACCCACGGCGAGCCGATGATCCCGCTGTACATCTTCTACTCGATGTTCGGCTTCCAGCGCACCGGCGACGGGTTCTGGGCGGCGGCCGACCAGATGGCGCGGGGCTTCGTGCTCGGCGCGACCGCCGGCCGGACCACGCTCAACGGTGAGGGCCTCCAGCACGAGGACGGGCACTCGCTGCTGCTCGCCGCGACCAACCCGGCGGTGGTCGCCTACGACGCGGCGTTCGCGTTCGAGCTGGCGCACATCATGGAGAACGGCCTGCACCGGATGTACGGGGAGACGCAGGAGAACGTCTTCTACTACCTGACGGTCTACAACGAGCCGATCTTCCAGCCGGCCGAGCCGGAGGGCGTGGACGTCGAGGGCATCGTCAAGGGCATCCACCGCTACTCCCCCGCCCCCGCCGTCGACGGGGACGCGCCGAAGGCCAACATCCTGGCCTCCGGCACCGGCATGCAGTGGGCGCTGAAGGCGCAGGAGATCCTGGCCGAGGACTGGGGCGTGGCCGCCGACGTCTGGTCGGTGACCTCCTGGACCGAGCTGCGCCGGGACGCGGTGGAGTGCGAGGAGCACAACCTGCTCAACCCGGGCGGCGAGCAGCGGGTGCCGTACATCCAGCAGAAGCTGGCCGACGCCGACGGGCCGAAGGTCGCGGTCAGCGACTGGATGCGCGCGGTGCCGGACCTGATCTCCCGCTGGGTACCGGGCGACTACACCTCGCTCGGCACGGACGGCTTCGGCATGTCGGACACCCGGCACGCGCTGCGCCGGCACTTCCACGTGGACGCCGAGTCGGTCGCGGTCGCGACGCTGCGGCAGCTCGCGCTCCGCGGCGTGGTCCCCGCCGACGTCCCGGCCGAGGCCGCCAAGAAGTACGCGCTGGACGACGTCAACGCCGCCCCGGTCGGTGAGACCGGCGGCGACAGCTAGCTCGTACGCGAAAAGGGCCCGGCGCACCCCACGCCGGGCCCTTTCCCCACCCCAACCCACCCACCCCGCCGCGCCCCGCCCCGCCCCGCGCGTCGATCATGGAGTAGTGGCGGCTGACAAAAGGGGCGTAAGTTCGGGATCGGGCGCCACAACTCCATGATCAACCGTGTCGGGGTGGGGTGGGGTGGGGTGGGGTGGGGCGATGGTCCGGCGTTCCTGGCGGGAACGCCGGACCATCGTCGTCGCGGGTGGCGCCGGGGACGGGCCGGTCAACCGACGGCGGCCAGGTCGGTCAGCCGGGCCAGCGAGTCCTCCAGGTCGGCGCCGACCCGACGGAGGCCCAGCCGGAGCAGGGCCGCCTTGACCGGGCCGGCGGGCCAGCGTACGACGATGAGCCGCACGACGGTCCCGCCCTCCTCCTCGTCCGGGGTGAGCTGCACGTAGATCTCGGTGCGCGCCTCGGCGCGGGCACCGGCCCCCTTGGCCCGCTCGCGCCAGCCGATCAGGGTGGGCTCCTGGTAGGCGATCACCTCGGCCTCGTGCGCCGAGCCGCGCCCGGCCTGGACGAGCTGCCGCCGCCCGAAGCCCTCCCCGGAGAGGACCTCGGCGGCGCGGACCCCGGCCAGCCAGGCCGGCAACTGCTCGGCCCGCTGCACGACGTCCCAGACCACTTCCATCGGCGCCATGACGTGGGCACTGCGTTCCACGAGGATCATTTCTGTCTTTCCCCCACTAAGGACACATCCGAGATATTCCGCACTCTATGCGGTAAATCGGACTTACCCGGACGGGTTCGGCAAAGACACGCCGAAAAGCCTTGCGCCGCCGGCACTCGCGGGCCTATGGCGTATCGGCGGTCGGCACCCTAGAGTCGCGAGCACGCTTCGCGTTTCTGGGAGGGCGAATGACCACCGCGTCGATGCCGGAGTTCCCCGCCGGGTTCCGCTGGGGGGTGTCCACCTCCGCCTACCAGATCGAGGGCGCGACCGGCGCCGACGGCCGGGGACCGTCCATCTGGGACACCTTCGCCCACACCCCCGGCCGGATCGCCGACGGCAGCACCGGTGACGTCGCCTGCGACCACTACCACCGGTACGCCGAGGACGTCGCGCTGCTCGCCGGGCTCGGGGTGTCCGCGTACCGGTTCTCGATCGCCTGGCCGCGGGTGCAGCCCACCGGCACCGGGGCGGCCGACGCGGCGGGGCTGGACTTCTATGACCGGCTGGTGGACGAGCTGCTGCGCCACGACGTCGACCCGGTCGCCACGCTCTTCCACTGGGACCTGCCGCAGTCCCTCCAGGACGCGGGCGGCTGGCTCGCCCGGGACACCGCCGCCCGCTTCGCCGAGTACGCCGACCTGGTCGCCGCCCGCCTCGGCGACCGGGTGAGGCTCTGGATCACCCTCAACGAGCCGTTCATCCACATGAGCCTCGGACACGGCATGGGCGTGCACGCCCCCGGTCAGGTGCTGCTCTTCGGCGCCTTCCCGGTGGCCCACCACCAACTGCTCGCCCACGGGCTCGCGGTCTCCGCGCTGCGCGCCCGCAGCGCCAGCCCGGTGGCGATCGCGAACAACTACTCACCGGTGCGGGTGCTCGGTGACTCCGACGCCGACCGGGCCGCCGGGGTGGCGTACGACGCGCTGCACAACCGGCTCTTCACCGATCCGCTGCTCGGGCTCGGCTATCCCGAGGTGCCGGGCTTCGACGCCGGGGCGGTCCGCGCCGGCGACCTGGACGTGATCGCCGCCCCGGTCGACGTCCTCGGGGTCAACTACTACAGCCCCACCGGCATCCGCGCGGCCGAGGCCGACGCCCCGCTGCCGTTCGAGATCGTCCCGCTCGACGGCTACCCGCGGACCGCCTTCGACTGGCCGGTCGCCCCGGACGGGCTGCGCGACCTGCTCGTCGGGCTGCGCGGCCGGTACGGCGACCGGCTGCCACCGATCCAGGTCACCGAGAGCGGCTGCGCGTACGACGACGTGCCGGACGCCGACGGCCGGGTGCACGACCCCGAGCGGATCGCCTACCTGGACGGGCACCTGCGCGCGGTCCGCGAGGCGATCGACGCCGGCGTCGACGTGACCGGCTACTTCGTCTGGTCGCTGCTGGACAACTGGGAGTGGGCCGAGGGGTTCACCAAGCGGTTCGGTCTGGTGCACGTCGACTACGCCACCCAACGGCGTACCCCGAAGTCGTCGTACACCTGGTTGCGCGACCGGATCGCGCGGCGATGACCACGGTGGACCCGACGCCGGCGTCGCTGCCGGCGGCGCTCGCGGAGCCGACCGTGCCGGTGCGGCGCAGCTGGATCGCGCTGATCTTCGCGGCCAACCTGGGCGTCTGGATGGCCTTCTTCACCCCGATCCAGGTGCTGCTGCCGCAGCAGATCGAGCGGATCGCGCCGGGCGACAAGGAGGCCATGCTCGCCGTCGTCACCGGGCTGGGGGCGCTCGCGGCGGTGCTGGCGAACCCGCTGGCCGGGGCGCTGTCCGACCGGACGGTGATCCGGCTGGCCAACCGGCACCTCGGCCGGCGGCACGTGTGGACCGCCTCGGGCGCGGTGCTCGGCGCGGTCGCGCTGGTGCTGCTGGCCCGGCAGGACACCGTCGCCGGGGTGGCCGTCGGCTGGGTGGCCGCGCAGGTCTGCTTCAACGCGATGCTGGCCAGCCTGACCGCCGCCATCCCGGACCGGGTCCCGGTCGCCCAGCGCGGCGGCGTCTCCGGCTGGGTGGGCATCCCGCAGGCGCTCGGCCTGGTGGTCGGTGCCGTCCTGGTCACCGCGCTGGTCCGCGGCAACGCCGCCGGGTACGCCGCGATCGCGGGGGTGATGCTGCTGCTGTCGCTGCCGTTCGCGCTGCTCACCGCCGACGACCCGCTGCCGCGCGAGCACCGGTCGGCGCTGCGGCTGCGCGGGCTGCTCGCCTCGATGTGGATCAGCCCGCGCCGGCACCCGGACTTCGCCTGGGCCTGGTTCACCCGGTTCCTGGTGCAGACCGGCAACGCGCTGGGCACCCTCTACCTGCTGTACTTCCTCACCGACGGGGTGCGGGTGGCCGACCCCGAGGGTGGGCTGCTGGTGCTGATCCTGCTCTACACGCTCGGCATGATGCTCACCGCCGTGGTCGCCGGCCGGCTGTCGGACCGCTCCGGCCGGCGCAAGGTCTTCGTGATCACCTCGGGCGTGATCATGGCGGTGGCGGCGCTGCTGCTCGCCGTGGCGCCGACCTGGCCGATGGCCGTCGTCGCGGCGCTGCTGCTCGGCGCGGGCTACGGCGTCTATCTGGCGGTGGACGCGGCGCTGATCACCCAGGTGCTGCCGGCCGCCACCGACCGGGCCAAGGACCTCGGCGTGATCAACATCGCCAACTCCGCGCCGCAGGTGCTCGGGCCGGCGCTGTCGGCCCCGATCGTGGTCCACCTCGGCGGCTATCCCACCCTCTACGCGGTCACCGCGGCGGTCACCCTGCTCGGCAGCGCCCTGGTTCTCAAGATCCGTTCGGTGCCCTGACCGGCCCCCTCGGTTATCCGCTGGGCGGCGGCCGTAGGCTGGGGGCGTGACGGTACGTGTACGCTTCGCCCCTTCCCCGACCGGTATGTTCCACGTCGGCGGCGCCCGCTCGGCCCTGCAGAACTGGATCTACGCCAAGCAGCAGGGCGGGGTGTTCGTGCTCCGCATCGAGGACACCGACGCGGCCCGCAACTCCCCCGAGTGGACCGAGGGCATCCTGTCGGCGCTGGACTGGATCGGCATCGAGCGGGGCAGCTACGAGGGCCCGTACTTCCAGTCGTCGTACGCCGGGGAGCACCGGGCCGCCGCACAGCGGCTGCACGACGCCGGCCGGGCGTACTACTGCGACTGCACCCGCGAGGCCGTGCAGGCCCGTACCGGCTCGCAGTACCAGGGCTACGACGGCTTCTGCCGGGACCGGGGGCTCGCCGCCGGCGAGGGGCGGGCACTGCGCTTCCGTACGCCCGACGAGGGCGAGACCGTGGTGGTCGACCTGATCCGTGGCGAGCCGACCTTCGAGAACAAGCTGATCGAGGACTTCGTGATCGCCCGGGGCGACGGGTCGCCGGTCTTTCTGCTGGCCAACGTGGTCGACGACATGACCATGGGGATCACCCACGTGATCCGGGCCGAGGAGCACCTGCCCAACACCCCGAAGCAGCAGCTGCTCTGGGACGCCCTCGGGGTCAAGCCGCCGATCTGGGCGCACGTCCCGGTGGTGGTCAACGAGAAGCGGCAGAAGCTGTCCAAGCGGCGCGACAAGGTCGCCCTGGAGGCGTACCGGGACGAGGGCTACCTCGCCGGCGCGATGCGCAACTATCTGATGCTGCTCGGCTGGGCCCCGTCCGGCGACCGGGAGATCGTGCCCTGGTCGGTGATCGAGGACGAGTTCCGGCTCGACGAGGTGAATCCCTCCCCCGCGTTCTTCGACGAGAAGAAGCTGCGCGCGTTCAACGGGGAGTACATCCGGGCCCTGCCGGTGGAGGAGTTCGTCGCCGCCTGCCAGCCGTGGCTGACCGGCACCGACACCATCGCCCCGCCGCCGTGGCAGCCGGAGGAGTTCGACGCCGCCGCGTTCGCCGCGGTCGCGCCGCTCGCCCAGACCCGGATCGCGGTGCTCAGCGAGATCGTGCCGAACGTCGACTTCCTCTTCCTGGCCGACCCGCTGATCGACGAGGCGGCCTGGGCCAAGGCGATGAAGGAGGGCGCCGCCGACCTGCTGGACGCGGCGGTCGCCGCCTTCGAGGCGCTGGAGTCCTGGGACGCCGAGACGCTGAAGTCCACCCTGGAGGCGGTCGGCGCGGAGCGTGGTCTGAAGCTCGGCAAGGCGCAGGCCCCGGTCCGGGTGGCGGTCACCGGCCGTACCGTCGGGCTGCCGCTCTTCGAGTCCCTCGAGGTGCTCGGCCGCGAGCGCACCCTGACCCGGCTGCGCGCCGCCCGGGTGCGCCTGGTCTGACCTTCGACAACCGCAGGGCCCGCCGGTCAGCCGGCGGGCCCTGCGTCGTACGGCGGCGGTCGTGCGGGGCGGCGGGCTCCGTGCCGCCCTTGGCGGCGGGCTCCGTGCCGCCCTTGGCGGCGGTCGTGCCCGTGGGTCACCGCCTGCGCCCGACCGGCCCGGGCCGCACCCGCCCGACGCGGCGCGGGCACCTGGCCCGGTGCCGCCTTTGCTCTGCAGCCCTCCACGCAGCACCTCGGCCCGCCCAGGGTGCTGCGTCGTGTCCGCCGCAGAGCAAAGGGGGCGTGCGGAGGTGGGTCCGGCCCCGGGCCGGGGCCGGCCGGCGGCCCGACCGGACGGGTCAGCGGCGGCGGCGCCGCAGGAGCAACCCCGCACCCAGCGCGACGACCAGGACCACCACGCCGAGCGCCCACCACCATCCGGTACGCCCGGCGTCACCCGTCGGCGAAGCGGCGGGCGTCGGGCGGGCGGCGGCCGAGGTGGCCGGCGCGCTGGTGGGCGCGACGCTGGCCGACGACGGGCTGGTCGCCGGGGCGCTCGGCGAGGCGGTCGCGGACGCCCCGGCGGTCAGGGTGAAGGTCAGCTGCCCCCGCACCGGGTGCCCGTCGGTCGAGCCGACCTGGTACGCGACCGTGTAGACGCCGGGCGGACCCGCCACGAAGGGCACGCTCACCCGGTTACCGGCGAAGGTCGGCGCACCGGAGGCCGTGGCACGGTCCGGCCCGGTGACTGTGATCCTCGTCGTATCCGGGGAGGGCGTGGCGAGGAAACGGAGCTCGATCCGCTTCGGGGCGGTCGCCAGCCGGGCCCCGTTCTTCGGATCACTGCCGGTCAGCGAGTTGTGCGCCGCCGCCGGCACGGCCGGCAACGCCAGTGACACGCCGATCGCCACGCCGAGAACGGTCACCCAGGCACGCGCCACACGTACGGTCCTGCCCCCCATGCACTCCTCCGTAAAGGTACGATCCGGCCGCTGATCAACGGTCGCTCGTTAGTCGGGCGCAGATCGCACATAGTTCCAATTACTCTTCCAGCAGCTGCAACCCAGCGACGTTCTGCGGAGTCTTTGAGGTGGACACCCGGTCTGCGGGCACGGCCACCGCCGTCTTCCGGTCAGCGTGTCACCTGCAGTGGAAGCCACCCATCGAACGGGGCGAGGAGGCGGCGATGGTCCGACAGGTGAGGCGGCTGCTGGCCGCGGTGACCGGGGCGCTGATCGTGACCGCAGCCTCGCTGGCCCTGGTCGGCGCACCGGTCCGCGCCGCCGGGGTCGCGCCGCCGAAGCCGCCACCGGCCGGGGTGGACATCTCCGGTGACCGGCTCGGCGAGCCGCTGCGGCTGCGCGCCGACACCCAACCGGTCGAGGTGGGCGCGGTCATCGACCAGGTCAGCTGGCTCGGCAGCACCGGCCAGCAGCGCGGGCCGGCCGCCGACAGCCTCGGTCCGAAGTACACGATCGTGGTGCTCGCCGGCGAGGTCCCCCGGTCGACGTACGACCTCTATCCGCTGGCCAGGGGCGGGCCCCGGGTCTACCGTCCGGCCCGGCAGCCCGGCCCGGGCAAGGCCAAGGCCGGCTGGTTCTTCGGCCGGCTCAACATGTCCGAGTCGCTGCGTACCGCGGGGGTGCCGCTGGAGCGGCAGTTCGACACGGTCAGCGGTGGTGTCGGCGGCGGCGAGCGGGTCATCCCCGAGGACAGCATGAACCCGGCGCAGGACATCGACGAGGCGCTCGGCGAACTCCAGCGGCTGCTGCTGCTCAACGTCGGGGTGATGCTCGTGATCACCTTCGGGCTCGCCGGGATCGCGCTGCTCATCCGGCGCCGCACCCACTGACCGGGCCGCCCGGCGACCGCACCGGGACGGCCCACCGGTCACACCTCCAGCACGACCTTGCCCCGGACGTGCCCCTCCGCCACCAACCGCTGCGCCGGGCCCGCCTCGGCCAGCGGGAACGTCCGGGCCACGTGCACCGTGAGCCGGCCGGCGTCGACCAGTCCGGCCAGCATGCTCAGGTCGGCGGTGGACGGCTTGACGAACAGATAGCTGCCGCCCAGCCGGGTGACGTGCTCCGGGTCGGCGGTCGAGACCAGCCGGGCCGGGCGGGTCAGCAGCTCGGCCGACACGTCCAGCGCGTCGCCGCCGAACAGGTCCAGCGCCACGTCCACCCCGTCGGGCGCGACCGCGCGGACCCGGTCCAGCAGGCCGTCGCCGTAGCTGACCGGTTCGGCGCCCAACGACCGGACGAAGTCGTGGTTGGCCTCGCTCGCCGTGCCGATCACCCGGTCCGCGCCGAGCGCCCGGGCCACCTGCACCGCCAGGTGGCCCACCCCGCCGGCGGCCCCGTGCACCAGCACGGTGTCCCCCGCTCCGGTGCGCGCCAACTGCAACGCCTGGTACGCGGTCAGTCCGGCCAGCGGCAGCCCACCCGCCTCGACCCAGGACGCCTGCACCGGCTTGTCCGCCAGGGTCCGCTCCGGGGCCGGCACCAGCTCCGCGTACGTGCCGTGCTGGACGTCGTCGCGCCGGACGTAACCGATCACCTCGTCCCCCACCGCGAAGCCGGTGACCGCCGGCCCGACGGCTTCCACGACCCCCGCGGCGTCCCAGCCGGGCACCAGCGGGAAATGGGTCGGCAGCGCACCGGCCAGGTGCCCGTCGCGCACCTTCCAGTCGACCGGGTTGACCCCGGCGGCGCGGACCCGCACCAGCACGGTGTCCGGGCCGACCGGCGGGTCCGGCAACTCCCGGAGGGTGAGTGTCTCGGCCGGGCCGTACGCGTCGATCGCGATCGCCTTCACCCTGCCCACGCTAGCCGCCGGGCGGCCTCCGCGTGGTCAGCACCAGCGGCGTGGCGGCCGTTCCCGGCGGATCGCCCGGGTACGCGGGCGGACCGCGCCGTGCTGGTGCGCGCCGGCCCAGCCGGCCAGCTCGCTGCGGCAGCCCTGGGCGGGCGCCGTGGCCGGCACGGCCGGCTCCGGTCCCGCTGCCGGGGCACCGGCACGTCGTCCTCGGCCCGCTCGGGCACCCGCCCGACCGTCGGCTCCGCCGCATGCGTCACACCGCTCGACCGGCGGGGGTGCTTGCCCGCCGCTGCCGGGTCGTGGCCCGGCCGGCAGGGCTCGCCCTGGGCGCAGCCATGTTCGGCCTCCCCGTGCGCCATCCCGGTCTCCTCACGCTCGCCATCGCCCGTGGGGCAGGTCGCCCCCACGGACTCTGACACCGTACTGGCCGGTCCTGACGCCCGGTGCGGCGCGTACCCGCCTCGACCGGTGGCCGTGATCGTTCCCGCCGGCCGGGGCCGGCGGCGCTCAGCCGGCCCGGTGCGCCTCCAGGTCGGCCCGGGTGAGCAGGGCACGCAGCGTGATGCCGTGCCCGGCGAGCGCCTCGCCACCGCCCTCGGCGCGGTCGATCACGCAGAGCGCGTGGTCGATGCGGGCGCCCAGCTCGCGGAGCTGGCCGGTGGAGATGACCACCTGGCCGCCGGAGGTGACCACGTCCTCCACCACCAGCACCCGCCGGCCCGCCACCTCGGCCCCCTCGGCGAGCCGGGCGGTGCCGTACGGCTTGGCGGTCTTGCGGACGAAGGCGCACGGCAGGCCGACGTGCCGGGCCAGCGCGGTGACGACGGGGATGCCCCCCATCTCCAGGCCGGCCAGCACCTCGGTGCCGGGCGGGACGAGCGCGGCCAGGCCGGCCGCGACCCGGTCCAGCAGCACCGGGTCGGCCTCGAACCGGTACTTGTCGAAGTACTCGTCGGCCACCCGGCCGGAGCGCAGTACGAAACGTCCGGTCAGCCGGCAGGTGGCGTCGATGTCGCGGGCCAGCGCGGCGGTCCCGTGGTCGGTGGCGGTGTCGATGTCGGTCACGGGAGATCATTCTCGCCGGCCGGTGGTGCCGCGTCGAGCCGCGTCCCGCCGGCAGCCGGACCTCGGCGTCCCGGCGCAGGTCAGCACATGTCAGGCTGGAGTGGTGAGCGAGCCGGGCGCCAGCGACCTGTCGGCCACCCTGCGCCGGATCGAACGGGCGGCGGGGGCGCTGGCGACCGCCAGCGTCTCCCGGATGGACGAGACCCTGCCCTGGTTCCGGTCGCTCCCCGCGGACCAGCGCTCCTGGGTCATGCTGGTGGCCCAGGCCGGCGCCCGGTCGCTGGTGCAGTGGCTGCGCGAGGGCGGCGGCACCGCGGACAGCACGCAGGAGGTCTCCGACGAGGTCTTCGCCACCGCTCCGCAGGCGCTCGCCCGGTCGATCAGCCTCCAGCAGACGGTGGCGCTGATCAAGGTGACCATCGACGTGGTCGAGGAGCAGGTGTCGCACCTGGCGGTCAAGGGCGAGGAGCAGCAACTGCGCGAGGCGGTGCTGCGCTTCTCCCGGGAGATCGCCTTCGCCGCCGCCCGGGTCTACGCGCGGGCCGCGGAGTCCCGCGGCTCCTGGGACGCCCGGTTGCAGGCGCTGCTGGTGGACGCGCTGCTGCGCGGCGACTCACCGGACGTGCTGGCCAGCCGGGCCGCCGCGCTGGGCTGGCCGGACGCCCCGCCGGTGGCGGTGGCGGTGGGCCGTTCCCAGGCGGCGAGGTGGCCGCCGTACTGCACACCGTCTACCGGCAGGCCCGGCGGATCGGGGTGGAGGTGATCGGCGGGGTGCACGGCGACCGGCTGGTCATCGTGCTCGGCGGGGCCGCCGAACCGTTGTCCGCCACGCAGAAGCTGCTCACCGCGTTCGGGGACGGGCCGGTGGTGGTCGGGCCGGCCGTACCCAGTCTGGACGAGGCGACGGAGTCGGCGCGGGCCGCGCTGGCCGGCTTCCGCGCGGCCGGCCTGGCCGACCGCGCCGCGCCCGGTGCCGGCCGGGGACCTGCTGCCCGAGCGGGCCCTGGCCGGGGACGCGGAGGCCCGGCGCCGGTTGCGCCACGACGTGTACGCCGCCCTGGCCCGGGCCAGCGGGGAACTGCTGGAGACGCTGGACGCGTTCTTCGCGGCCGGCGGCACGCTGGAGAGCGCTGCGCGGGCCCTGTTCGTGCATCCCAACACGGTGCGCTACCGGCTGAAGCGGGTGGCCGAGGTGACCGGCTTCTCCCCGCTCACCCCGCGCGACGCGTTCGCCCTCCAGGTGGCGCTGACCGTCGGCCGGTTGGACCCGGTCCCGGCGGTCACACCCGTCCCGAGCCCGACAGCGAACGCAGGAGTGCGAAAAACGTCACAGAACGGCGATGATCACCGCCGATTTTTGTAGGAACCCGACAAACCTTCTAGTGCGGTTTGGTGGCGGACGCTACAGCGCGACCGGTGAGTATCCGTCAGAGTCTTAGACGTGCTCGCCGTACTCTCGCCCGGCCAGGGTTCCCAGAAGCCCGGCTTCCTCGCTCCCTGGCTCGACCTGACCGGCACGGAGGCCCGGCTGCGCTGGTGGTCCGCGCTGGCCGGCGTCGACCTGGTGCACCTCGGCACGCAGGCCGACGCCGACGAGATCAAGGACACCGCCCGGACCCAGCCGCTGCTGGTCGCCGCGGCGCTGCTCGCCGCCGAGCACCTGCCGATGTACGACGTCGCCGTGACCGCCGGGCACAGCGTCGGCGAGCTGGGCGCCGCCGCCCTCGCCGGGGTGCTCCCGGCCGAGGCCGCCATCACCCTCGCCGGGGTACGCGGCCGGGAGATGGCCGCCGCCTGCGCGCTGGAGCCCACCGGGATGGCCGCCCTGCTCGGCGGCGACCCCGACGCGGTGCTCGCCGCGATCGAGGCGCACGGGCTGTACGCGGCCAACCGCAACGGCGCCGGGCAGATCGTCGTCGCCGGCTCGATGGACGGGCTGGACAAGTTCGCCGCCGACCCGCCGGCCCGGGTCACCCGGCTGAAGGTGGCCGGCGCCTTCCACACCCCGTACATGGGGCCCGCCGAGGCGGCGCTGTCCCGGATCGCGGCCGGGATCACCCCGGGCGACCCGGTCCGGATCCTGCTGTCGAATCTGGACGGGTCGGCGGTCAACCACGGCCGGGAGATGGTGCAGCGGCTGGTCCGCCAGGTCACCGCGCCGGTCCGCTGGGACCTGTGCATGCGTACCCTGGCCGACCTCGGCGTCACCGGCGTGATCGAGCTGCCGCCGGCCGGCACCCTGGCCGGCCTGCTCAAGCGGGAGCTGAAGGCGACCGGCGTACCCGAGATCGTCACCCTGAACACGCCCGACGACCTGCCCGCCGCCCGCGACCTGATCGCCCGGCACAGCGGACTGCGCGGCCACGAGCCGGTGGTCCAGTTCCGGGTGGTGGTCTCCCCCGCCGCCGGCACCTTCACCCCGGCCGCCGACCTGGCC
The Micromonospora sp. R77 DNA segment above includes these coding regions:
- a CDS encoding NADP-dependent oxidoreductase, coding for MKAIAIDAYGPAETLTLRELPDPPVGPDTVLVRVRAAGVNPVDWKVRDGHLAGALPTHFPLVPGWDAAGVVEAVGPAVTGFAVGDEVIGYVRRDDVQHGTYAELVPAPERTLADKPVQASWVEAGGLPLAGLTAYQALQLARTGAGDTVLVHGAAGGVGHLAVQVARALGADRVIGTASEANHDFVRSLGAEPVSYGDGLLDRVRAVAPDGVDVALDLFGGDALDVSAELLTRPARLVSTADPEHVTRLGGSYLFVKPSTADLSMLAGLVDAGRLTVHVARTFPLAEAGPAQRLVAEGHVRGKVVLEV
- a CDS encoding orotate phosphoribosyltransferase; protein product: MDTATDHGTAALARDIDATCRLTGRFVLRSGRVADEYFDKYRFEADPVLLDRVAAGLAALVPPGTEVLAGLEMGGIPVVTALARHVGLPCAFVRKTAKPYGTARLAEGAEVAGRRVLVVEDVVTSGGQVVISTGQLRELGARIDHALCVIDRAEGGGEALAGHGITLRALLTRADLEAHRAG
- a CDS encoding acyltransferase domain-containing protein encodes the protein MLAVLSPGQGSQKPGFLAPWLDLTGTEARLRWWSALAGVDLVHLGTQADADEIKDTARTQPLLVAAALLAAEHLPMYDVAVTAGHSVGELGAAALAGVLPAEAAITLAGVRGREMAAACALEPTGMAALLGGDPDAVLAAIEAHGLYAANRNGAGQIVVAGSMDGLDKFAADPPARVTRLKVAGAFHTPYMGPAEAALSRIAAGITPGDPVRILLSNLDGSAVNHGREMVQRLVRQVTAPVRWDLCMRTLADLGVTGVIELPPAGTLAGLLKRELKATGVPEIVTLNTPDDLPAARDLIARHSGLRGHEPVVQFRVVVSPAAGTFTPAADLAEGADLRLGQVIGHVATRQGPVEVTAHDSGLLTEWLAHHDDPVAPGQPLARIGGQQL